In Candidatus Atribacteria bacterium ADurb.Bin276, the genomic stretch CCGACTTACTATCAGCTATAATCTCAGGGTGAATAATTTGATTTTTTAATAAAGGATAAAGGGGAATAATGATTGAAGTTGGATAACATCCTGGATTGGCAATGACCTGAGCAGCTTTTATTTTTTGGCGGTATAGTTCCGGTATCCCATAAACAGCTTCCTGAACAACCGTAGGAAGCTTATGGTGTAAACCATAACACTTTTCATATACCTCAAGATTTTGAATACGAAAATCCGCTCCCAGATCGATGACCTTGGCATGGGGAAGAATAGCTGGAATGTAATCCATCGAAACACCATGGGGTAATCCTAAGAATACCACATCAACTTCTCGAGCCATTTTATCCATGTCCGGTTTTTCAAGAACCATACAGGTTCGACCCTGCCATGCCGGACAATAATTCTTAAGCTCTATCCCCGAGTAGCTATCACTGGTTGCCCAAATGATTTCAACTTCGGGATGATTTGAGCAAATACGCAGCAACTCAAGACCAGTATAACCAGTTGCACCTGCTATTCCCACCCGAATCATCTTGCTTATCTCCTTTTTTAGATTAATCG encodes the following:
- the argC gene encoding N-acetyl-gamma-glutamyl-phosphate reductase translates to MIRVGIAGATGYTGLELLRICSNHPEVEIIWATSDSYSGIELKNYCPAWQGRTCMVLEKPDMDKMAREVDVVFLGLPHGVSMDYIPAILPHAKVIDLGADFRIQNLEVYEKCYGLHHKLPTVVQEAVYGIPELYRQKIKAAQVIANPGCYPTSIIIPLYPLLKNQIIHPEIIADSKSGVTGAGKRPTEVTHFCEVDENFKAYKIGEHRHQPEIQEQLSKAYGDSVEIIFTPHLLPIKRGILSTIYVQGDPSISEKEMWNVIDNFYQNEPWVRVYPLGQFPEIKWVLGSNFCDIGLKQVGKNHFVIVSAIDNLTKGASGQAVQNMNVLFGIDERVGLPSSVLYP